From the Acetobacter aceti genome, one window contains:
- a CDS encoding carboxypeptidase M32 — MNAYDRLHRLFGRLSALEDAGGLLSWDRDTMMPEGASGRRATVMATLGGLQHEMLTAPEVGDWLGAASADDDFWKQANLNEMKRIHARAMAVPGDLVEALSKAGSDAEMVWRKARAENDFASLLPCLQTVLDLTRESATAIGDALHVSPYDALLDGFDPGMTQEAITPIFETLARDLPPLLQAVLERQGSAGEGRPVGTAPFPVSDQEKLGISMMRQVGFDMRRGRLDVSAHPFCGGATDDVRITTRYETDDFLPAFLGVMHETGHALYEQGLPAEWQGQPVGRARGMTLHESQSLLMEMQVTRSRPFATFAAPVMASAFGGQGSWDADDLYRRMTRVRPGFIRVDADEVTYPAHIIVRYELEVAMIEGRLALKDLPEAFNARIKDMLGLDVPDDRRGCLQDIHWPLGLWGYFPCYALGALTAAQLFATARMASPDIGNEIRRGEFGHLLGWLRSSVHERGSNASTQDIIIAATGKPLGAEEYLRHVRHRYLDGEG, encoded by the coding sequence ATGAACGCCTACGACCGTCTGCATCGCCTTTTCGGACGTCTTTCCGCGCTGGAAGATGCGGGCGGACTTCTTTCATGGGATCGCGATACGATGATGCCGGAAGGGGCTTCCGGCCGTCGTGCGACGGTCATGGCGACCCTTGGCGGCCTGCAGCACGAGATGCTGACAGCCCCGGAAGTGGGAGACTGGCTGGGGGCGGCCAGCGCGGATGACGATTTCTGGAAACAGGCCAATCTCAATGAGATGAAGCGGATTCACGCCCGAGCCATGGCGGTGCCGGGTGATCTGGTTGAAGCGCTTTCGAAAGCCGGATCGGATGCGGAGATGGTCTGGCGCAAGGCGCGCGCCGAAAACGATTTCGCCAGTCTGTTGCCTTGTCTGCAGACTGTTCTTGATCTGACACGCGAGAGCGCCACGGCTATCGGCGATGCCCTGCATGTTTCGCCTTATGACGCTCTGCTGGATGGTTTCGATCCGGGCATGACGCAGGAAGCCATAACGCCAATTTTTGAGACGCTTGCCCGCGACCTGCCTCCGTTGCTGCAGGCCGTGCTTGAACGACAGGGGAGTGCTGGAGAAGGCCGCCCGGTCGGGACTGCGCCTTTCCCTGTTTCTGATCAGGAGAAACTTGGAATATCCATGATGCGGCAGGTCGGTTTCGACATGAGGCGCGGACGTCTGGATGTCAGCGCCCATCCGTTTTGTGGCGGCGCGACTGATGATGTGCGCATCACCACGCGCTATGAGACCGATGATTTTCTTCCGGCGTTTCTGGGTGTGATGCATGAAACCGGTCATGCGCTCTATGAACAGGGATTGCCGGCTGAATGGCAGGGGCAGCCGGTCGGGCGGGCGCGGGGAATGACCCTTCATGAAAGCCAGTCCCTGCTGATGGAAATGCAGGTTACACGATCACGCCCCTTCGCGACATTCGCTGCGCCTGTCATGGCTTCTGCATTTGGTGGACAGGGTTCGTGGGATGCGGACGATCTTTATCGGCGCATGACACGGGTCAGACCCGGTTTTATCCGTGTGGATGCGGATGAAGTCACCTATCCGGCGCATATCATCGTCCGGTATGAGCTTGAGGTCGCCATGATCGAAGGGCGACTGGCGCTGAAGGATCTCCCCGAAGCGTTCAACGCCCGTATCAAGGACATGCTGGGACTGGATGTCCCCGATGACCGACGCGGATGTTTGCAGGATATTCACTGGCCGTTGGGTTTGTGGGGCTATTTCCCCTGCTATGCTCTGGGAGCATTAACGGCGGCACAACTTTTCGCCACGGCGCGGATGGCGTCGCCGGATATCGGGAATGAAATCCGGCGTGGAGAATTCGGTCATCTTCTGGGATGGCTTCGGTCATCGGTCCATGAGCGTGGCAGCAATGCCTCAACACAGGACATCATCATCGCGGCCACGGGAAAACCACTGGGGGCCGAGGAGTATTTGCGCCATGTCCGGCATCGCTATCTCGATGGAGAAGGGTAG